The Pseudomonas cucumis sequence CCTCGGCGGCATTTTTTGCCTGATTCAATACCTGTTCGTTTATTTGCAGTTGCTGCAGATGAGCACGCATGCGCAACAAGTCGATCACGAACAAAAGGCTGAAGGCCAGAAATACCAGAATGGCCAGGATAATATGGTGCAGAGAGTCCTGATTAAGTTGCTGGTAATAATCCGCCAACGTCATCTCCGCGCCAGCAACATAAACCGTACCGTCCTGCGATTTCATTGGGACGAAGACGGCTCGAAAGTCTCCCCAATGATCCGAGTAGTCGATCCAGGTGGGTTCGGTGCGCTCAAAACTGTCGAGCAAAGCCTGACTGGCATCCGGATAAGGATCGAAAAATCGTACGAAATTCTTCTCCAGGATCTCTTTTTCCGATGCGCTGGAGCTGACCAGATAAGCCTCGCCCGAGCGTTTGACCACGCTGTAGACAAAAGCAGTACCCATGGAATCGTTGAACCGGGAGAGCCGCTGAATGGTATTCCAGTCTTCCGCTTCGGATTTGGACTGTTTGTCTATCAGATTGTCATGGTACCGGTCGCCAAGGATGGCCGAAGCCCCCAGCGCGGCATGCAGTAGCTTGTTGTTAATGTTTTCAGTGAGGATTCCTTGAGTCTCGACGTAGAGGTAGTAGATATAGCCACTGACACCTACGATGTAGACCAAAAGTAAAGCCCATGTTTTCCGTCTGAGTTCGAACATAAATCACAGCCTCCATACTGTCAGCCCAAGCATAGGTTGAAGACTGGCTGAAAACCATTGTTGTTTTCGCTGTTTTTAGATGAGGCGGTGAGGGAGTTACTTGACCGAATAGCCAGTTTTTTGGGTTTCTGTGTGCACAACGTTGAGTCGATTTTTTGGATTGATCAGAAGTTTAAAGACGGTTTCTAACAATCTCTTGCGAAGTGCAATGTGCATAAGTCTGGGAGGCGGTGTTTAAAAGTTGCAGATATAAAAATGGGCGACCCTACCTTGAGTCGCCCATTTTTATTGATGATTTAAAGTTGCGCTCGCAACCGCCGCCCGACTACATCCAGCAAATCGCAGCCATCACGCAATTGGATTGCCAACACCTTCGCAAACTCTTGCAACAGCGCAGCATCACCACCAAGCGCCTCGCTCAGGGACAGCGTCTCCAACAGTTGAGTGACGCTGCGAATGCGATACGCCGCCGTGTCGTGCAACACGTCGACAGGCGCTTCGGTATCGATCAACAGGGAAGGGATCGTGCAGTCGATGCCGGTGATCGGCATGTATCGAGTCATGGCTGCACCTCCTGAGCATCGGACGCCCCACCGGGCGGATCGAGATTGTCCAGCGCCCGATTTACCAACAATTCACCCAGCACGGCCAATTGCTGAATCGATAGCGCCAGGCTGCGGTGCGAGCCTTCGAGCTCGGAGGCAAAGTCGGTCGTCAGCACGTTGAGCGAGGCGAGGGTTTCGCAGGCGTGGCTTAGCAGGGTTTCGGTGTTGAGGTTGGGGAGGAGGGTGAAAACGTGGCTGATGGGGTCGGGGTTTTTTGGGTCGCGGAGACGGGCGCTGATGGTGCGTTGGGTTGCTTGGCTGAGTTGGAGGGAGGCGAGGGAATCGGGTGGAAACTTTTTCATCGTGAAGCTCCTGAAACAATGGAGCCGCAAAGCGGCATTTGCATGCCTGATCGTGTTCGGTCTGTCAAAACCGGTCGCTGAGGTTGCAGCGGCTGGGGGAGGTTATCTGGGGAGGAAGGGGTGTACAAGTTCATGGATGGCGATGGGTTTTGTGGGAAATGTCCGGTGCTCTTGTCAGGCGTCCCGAAGGGCTAAAAAATTGAGTCAGATTTGGTTTTAAGTGAACTCGTTTTTTTTATCGTTCATATAAACTGAGGGACCACAAAGTAGCAGAGATTTTGTTGTGAATTCAATTGTCGAGTTGTTGTTCGAAGCGTAAATCGTGAAGAAACTGTCGCTTTGAGTGATTCTTATACTAAGCTTTTTTTTGTAGGTGTATTTTTGATCGTCAGGCTGCTGATTTCGCTGCAGTTTAAACCGATGCGGCATGTGTTGAATTCAGCCCTTTTCCATTTTGCGGGAGGGGCGTCAGGGAGTTCTTCGATGTCAAATTCCAGTATTATAGTTGGTCTGTTGTTATCGATGTTTACTGTGAAAAGTTCAATGAGTCCAATCGCGACGGGAGTCCTGAAAACCTGGTTGAAAAAAATGCCACCATCGATATCGTTCCAGAACTTCATTTTTGCTCCTTGAGGCCTAACTGAGGGGCGGAGAAACAGTCAAAAGGGAGCAGATTTATTTTAATGTGTATAGAAAATAAACCTGTCCCCTTTTCTTGGGATTTTTGGTTAGGGTTCCCAGAATTCGATGTTTTTCATGTGTCTTTCTATGTCGTCCATATCGTCTTCACCAAGCGTATTATCAAAGCTCTCGCTTAGTATTCGTCGTACCTTGGCGAGTTTTTGTGTGATTTTTTCGTTGTCTATAAAGTCGGTTGTCGCTCGTTGGTAGTCTGCATTAGGTTTGTCGCTATAATGGCTACCAATTTTATGTAGAGATATTAATATGAACTCTATCTCTGCTAGTGCTTCGAGTGCGGACTCTCCGGGTATTATGATTTTTTTATTTGTATCTGGCATTTTTTATTGTGAATAATTAAATAAGTCGAATTTATTTTTGCGAGCGCGCAGAAAATAAGCCTGTCCATTTGTTTTCTCGGGTAGTCATTTTTCTAGTCTGTTTAAAGCATTGGAAATTGCTTTGTTTAGTTCTGTCCAGTTTTTTGCTTTTTCGCTGGAAACTGGGTGCTCCCAGTCATAAGCTTTAATTAAAAAAATTCTAAATGTGCCGTTTTCACAGAATTCAGGGTGCCAGCCTATGTCAATAAGTTGATCATGGGGAAAGGCGGCTTGGAATAGGTCCTCCTTTAAGTCATCAACGATCATCGAAGTGTCAATAAACTGATTGAGGTGGGAGATGTCATCAAATGTGATTGTTCCGCCAAGCTCAATGATTTTTTTAGTATTCATTCGAAAAGGAGCCAAAAGGGTGGGAGTATTTTCATGGGTGCGTAGAAAATAGGTTTCTAACTTTTATGTATGACTTTTATAATTGTTTGTAAGTTTACAGCGGGTAGTCACATCGCCACGGCGGTGTGAAAAGCTCCGAATAGCCAAAAGGGGACAGATTTATTTTTCACGCCATGAAAATAAATCTGTCCCCTTTCTTTCTTTATGCCCTTTCTTTACATTTTTGCTTTGAAGCGTTGATGTGAGTTTTGTTAGTTTTTTAGGCAGCTCTCTTGGTGTGAGCTGATTTGGATGTTCTTTTGCTACACTGCACCATAGTTATGGTATGCCTTAATATTTGCTATGGTAATGTTTTTTGCATTGAATGTGGCTGTACATGAATTTCCAAACCCAAGTGTGACTTTGTAGTTTGAGCTATCTTGAGTAACGGTTATAGTGGTGGGGCCGCTGAAATTGAAATTTTCTACATTGAAATTTTTTACATTTATTATGTAAAGCTGGAATTCGTACTCGTTATAGTCTTTTTCCAGCCATTTCTTAGGGGCGACTGCTTGTTCTACTTGGCTGTATAGTTTTAAGCATATAGAGTTTCCGTCCAGCATGACGTAAGAAGTGCGCATGTTGGTAGGGGAGTAGTCTTCTCCAAAAATAGAAGTCCACTGTTTTTTATTCGATATTGATGATGTCCACATTTTAGATTGTTCAAATACGTAATGATTGGCCGCACTTTTGAGGTGGATTGTTTTAGTTTGAACTAATTAGTGATGGCTGACTTTTTTGTTTGCTAAACGCTTAAAAGCCAAGACTCACATTGTTTCAGTTTTTCATTGTCGCTCATCGTGTGAGATATTTTTTTGTCTATTTCTTTGAATTTATTTGGTTCGTTTTCTTTGTAAAATATCAGCCAGCTGTCTCTGCCGTCATGTTCTATCATGTATTTTTGTTCATTTTTTTTTATGTTTAATGACCAAGACGAAAAGAAGTCTGGGTGATCCGAAAATACTGTTACCGTAAAGCCACAGCGACTTGTCATGTCATATAGATCGGATTGTTTCATTTGTGGCCTCCTAGATGTGTATTAGAAAAATTACTGGATTTTTTCAAAATTTCCTTTAGCACTGCTAAAGACTTGAGTTCCGCCCCCTGATGACGGTTGCGTCATCCCTTTCACAGACCAAGTATCATCTATTGGTTTGGCTGTAGATTTCAATACGGGCGTTTTTTGGGTGGTTCGATAAATGCCTTGCAACTTGAGCTCGACTGTGCCGGCTGCGCGATTATCTCCGAGTGGACCAATACCTAGTTCTGATGGGGTTGTAGCGGGGTTCAGAGAATAGTAGTTGCCTTGTGGAGCACCGGGCGATTGGAATTGATAAACGGTTTTCCCTCGGTTTAACGTCTCTACATTTACCGGTTGATTAAAATCTATGCCGTTTAAATGGCCTGGAATGCTAGCCTCTTCAAAGCCTTGCGTTCGATAAAATTCCGTAGCCGTCTCTTTTCTTCCACGGGCATTGATATCGTTATTGATATCCCCTGTTCGGCCATATTTTTTATTCAGCTCAGCTCGTCTGTCATCTGGGCAATCACTTGGAACGCAGCTCAACCCCAACGGATCCACCCATCCCGTAGGGTTAGGCACGTACTGGTAGTTGTTCAACCCACCCGCAAGCTTAATCGGATCCGGCGTCAGATACCGTCCAGTGCCCGGATTGTAGTAGCGATGCCGGTTGTAGTGTAAGCCCGTCTCAGCATCGAAGTATTGGCCCTGGAAACGCAACGGGTTTTCGATTTCTGCGATATCGAGAGTAGCGAGATTGCCGTAAGCGCGGTATTTCGCCGACCACATGATCTCACCGCTGTAGTCGGTGAGTTCCTGTGGCGTGCCGAGATGATCGAGTTGGTAATAGAAAGGTGTAGCGTTCAGCGGGCCTTCGCCATCGAGCATCGCCAGCGGGCGGAAGCTGCCGGGTTCATAAATGTAAGTGCGATAGCGGTTGTCGGCGCTTTCAGCGATGAGGCGTTCGCCTTGCCACAGGAATTCTGTGGTGTGGCCATCAACGGTTTTGGCGATGCGTCGGCCGAAGGCGTCGTATTTGTAGCTCGCGGTGCTACCACCCGGCAGGCTGACACCGATCAAACGGTGCCGGCAGTCGTAACGATATTCGGTGACGAGTTTTTGGCCGGTGCCGCGACGTTCGCGAATCAGGTTGCCGTGGGCGTCGTAGTCATAGTGGCGGTCGCCCTGCATGAGCAGGCGGTTGCCTTTGACGTTGGCCAAGTTGGCGGACGGCTGGTCGCCTTGGCCGAGGAGGTTGCCCGCCGGGTCGTGGGCGAAGCTTTCAGGCGTAGCTCCGCGCACACTGATCAGGCGATCGAGCGGATCGTAATGGTAGCTGCGGTTGCCTTTGCGGCTGTCGTCGATACCCGCAAGATTGCCGTTTGCGTCGTAGGCGTAGCGACGACGAAACAGGTTACGGTCCTGCTGGCTGACGGTGTGGGCTTGCAGTCGGCCTTGTTCGTCGTACTGGTATTGGCTGAGTAGCAGGCCTTGTTGGCGCTGCTGTTCACGGCCAGCGCTGAACTGGTGCGTGGTCAGGCGTGAGCCGTTGAGGTCGATGCTGCTCAGGCGGCCACCGGGTTGGTGGCGGTAGTCGAGTGTGCTGCCGTCGGGGAGGCGGCAGTGGTTCAGTTGGCCGAGTTTGTCGTATTCGTAACGCGTGGTGCCCCAGCCCTGATGCTCGGTGATCAAGCGGTCTTGCAGGTCATATTCGTAGGCGAGGGGCCAATGACCGTCGTCGACGTTGACCAAACGGCCGAATGCATCATAGCTGTAGTGAATTTCCTCGCCATCGGCCAGGGTTTTCACCAGCAACCGGCCAGCGGCGTCACGTTGGTACTCTGTGACCAACTCGCTGGCGTCGTCGCCGAATTCGGTTTTCTTCAGCAGTTGGCCGTTGAGGTCGTACTCGTAGGCGGTACGACGCCCATCGAAGCCTGTTTCCTGCTGGATCAGACCATTGGCGTAGTAGTCGAGGTGGTACTGCTCGCCACGTTCGTTTTCGATGTCGCTGAGCAATAGGCGCGAGTTGTCGTAGCGGTAGCGCAGTTGGCTGCCGTCCGGATTGATGCGACGACTGACCAAGTGCAGGTTATCGGCGTATTCGTAGCGGGTGACGCGGCCAAGCTCATCGCGTTCGGCAGTGACTTTGCCGTAGGCGTTGTAGGTGAATGCGCGCGTAGCGCCTCCCGGCAAAGTGATTTGCGCGAGGCGGTTGGCAGCGTCCCATTGGTATTGGGTGACCGCGCCGCTTTCGTCCTGACGGGTGATCTGCCGGCCCAAGGCGTCGTAGCGATATTTGCGCTGGCCGCCGTTCGGTAGTTGTTCTTCGAGCAGTTGGCCGAGGTTGTTCCAGCCCAGTTGATGACGGCTGCCATCAGGGTGATGGATTTCCAGCAGACGGCCTTGGCGGTTGTAGCTGTAGTGGGTCGAGTTGCCTTCCGGGTCGACTTGTTCGGTGATGTCGCCCTGATCGTTGCGCCAGTATGTCCACTTTGCCGGGCCACGGTTCACCACACGGACGTAACCGTGGTAGTACTCGTAAGTGGTGGGGGCGTCTTCTGGCGGAATCACCGCAACCAGTCGACCGGCTTCGTTGTACTGGTATTCGGTGACGGCGCCCAGTGGGTCTTTTTCGGCGATCAGACGGCCCTTGTCATCGTAGGCCTTCAGGTGTTCGGCACCATCCGGGTCGACTTTGGCGACCAGTCGAGCCTGAGCGTCGTGGGTGTAGACCTCTTCGCTGCCGTCAGCGTTGGTAACGGTGACGCTGCCCTTGTCATTCCAGACGTAGTGCGCGTCCATCTGTGAGAAGCTTGCCCAGTGATGGATGCAGCGGGCTGACTTGCCTTCTTTTTCCCATTCCCAGTAGAAGCTGGCGCCACCGGCCAGTTGCCGCTCGAGAATGACGTTTTGGTCGTTATAGGCATAACGCTCGGCTTCACCGGCGGCGTTT is a genomic window containing:
- a CDS encoding DUF6124 family protein codes for the protein MKKFPPDSLASLQLSQATQRTISARLRDPKNPDPISHVFTLLPNLNTETLLSHACETLASLNVLTTDFASELEGSHRSLALSIQQLAVLGELLVNRALDNLDPPGGASDAQEVQP
- a CDS encoding Imm50 family immunity protein; the encoded protein is MKFWNDIDGGIFFNQVFRTPVAIGLIELFTVNIDNNRPTIILEFDIEELPDAPPAKWKRAEFNTCRIGLNCSEISSLTIKNTPTKKSLV
- a CDS encoding Imm50 family immunity protein, which codes for MWTSSISNKKQWTSIFGEDYSPTNMRTSYVMLDGNSICLKLYSQVEQAVAPKKWLEKDYNEYEFQLYIINVKNFNVENFNFSGPTTITVTQDSSNYKVTLGFGNSCTATFNAKNITIANIKAYHNYGAV
- a CDS encoding polymorphic toxin type 46 domain-containing protein — translated: MNTPIGSLVLRVLDAKTPDVNLILKDFKNCLSDYKDWADGFLTGWALDVDQTFKVGNEVSVTKRKTKTGKVETYATCPLAGDFTLIHMFESARFVPIGNTPVKLEPVTKGTFYDDVTGPVIETTIGPSGIKVIDGCKKGQMYRITFFPNVSQSNVKALYDSYQGVIGNLNGWLQSEWSSKFQPQWASYSTADRAGRSVILLKRAMDGLEKALLRLWDDIKSLFELLAHPKENLEKLRKYLSDVEIDKLYAASKESIASGLLILSDEPLMFIYVSAIVAWVGMLPPQVIVDVVTAIASEFLINVVLGICLTGGAGIAVRVGTKTLSTVKSGTALKYLEELAAKLMTLSGKHSLPAHAEVSKPLIASAKSVPMKPTKTAALKIDEAAANGSKSQVPKTTDTPKQEVKDASSFPRGKKEKQTTLAPKEKVDDASTQSKTPDDKSAACAKKTCTNGCPVSMVTGEELLTLTDGELGGLLPFSWTRLYRTSAAEIDCGLGYGWSHALAQRVDINDDEVIWTDHENRVTTFPLPSVQRPAITNSLSEAAIFLGDDPSELILTQAGERTQFYHFRYNSKGATLIAISDNYDNRLHITRDIHGRIKRVDNGAGRALLVRYDRKHIVAIDYQQFSPADNLEDAWSTVQTLVTYGYDAQQRLIEAKNAAGEAERYAYNDQNVILERQLAGGASFYWEWEKEGKSARCIHHWASFSQMDAHYVWNDKGSVTVTNADGSEEVYTHDAQARLVAKVDPDGAEHLKAYDDKGRLIAEKDPLGAVTEYQYNEAGRLVAVIPPEDAPTTYEYYHGYVRVVNRGPAKWTYWRNDQGDITEQVDPEGNSTHYSYNRQGRLLEIHHPDGSRHQLGWNNLGQLLEEQLPNGGQRKYRYDALGRQITRQDESGAVTQYQWDAANRLAQITLPGGATRAFTYNAYGKVTAERDELGRVTRYEYADNLHLVSRRINPDGSQLRYRYDNSRLLLSDIENERGEQYHLDYYANGLIQQETGFDGRRTAYEYDLNGQLLKKTEFGDDASELVTEYQRDAAGRLLVKTLADGEEIHYSYDAFGRLVNVDDGHWPLAYEYDLQDRLITEHQGWGTTRYEYDKLGQLNHCRLPDGSTLDYRHQPGGRLSSIDLNGSRLTTHQFSAGREQQRQQGLLLSQYQYDEQGRLQAHTVSQQDRNLFRRRYAYDANGNLAGIDDSRKGNRSYHYDPLDRLISVRGATPESFAHDPAGNLLGQGDQPSANLANVKGNRLLMQGDRHYDYDAHGNLIRERRGTGQKLVTEYRYDCRHRLIGVSLPGGSTASYKYDAFGRRIAKTVDGHTTEFLWQGERLIAESADNRYRTYIYEPGSFRPLAMLDGEGPLNATPFYYQLDHLGTPQELTDYSGEIMWSAKYRAYGNLATLDIAEIENPLRFQGQYFDAETGLHYNRHRYYNPGTGRYLTPDPIKLAGGLNNYQYVPNPTGWVDPLGLSCVPSDCPDDRRAELNKKYGRTGDINNDINARGRKETATEFYRTQGFEEASIPGHLNGIDFNQPVNVETLNRGKTVYQFQSPGAPQGNYYSLNPATTPSELGIGPLGDNRAAGTVELKLQGIYRTTQKTPVLKSTAKPIDDTWSVKGMTQPSSGGGTQVFSSAKGNFEKIQ